The Oreochromis niloticus isolate F11D_XX linkage group LG18, O_niloticus_UMD_NMBU, whole genome shotgun sequence DNA window CTATCCTCACTTCCACACATTATTTATTGATGACTCAGTAtaaactggatttttttttttttaactgtccaAAAGTTAAAACTCTCTTTTCCCCTTGTACTGGTTATTAAAGCTGCAGGGGTGCTTTTGCTCCAGGGTTGAGATTGATATGCTACACACGGTTTGACCCCCCCACACTTGATATTTTGagctggatttaaaaaaaaaaaaaaaaaaaactttctcctTTGCTTTTGAAGTTGTCAGATCTCTGTAGCACCACAGTGTATATTTTAACTCATCACTCTCAGCTGTGACCTCTACTGAGCCTTTCTCCTTTCTTGCTTCTTTACCTCACAGGGAGTAGACTGGGACAAAACCCTCGCCTCCCTGGATGTTGACAGAACTGTAAAAGAGCCAGAATGGGCCAAGCCGGGCACCAAACCAGGGATGGACATGCTGGAGTCCTTCATTGATGTACGACTTAAACTGTTTGGTAGCCAACGCAACGACCCGAACGCTCCCGCCCTGAGCCAGCTTTCCCCCTGGCTCCGCTTTGGTCAGTATTCTGTGAGAAgctttcttaaggacatgactctCTAATATTATTCATATGCTCTAGATAGTTTATTAGTCCTGCTAATTCTGCTTTTGTCCtgcacttgtccagtttcctcaaaatgtcttaaggacacactgcacaagATATGACTAGTTTGAAACTAAAAGCTCTTTAGGAATCATGTTGCTGGTGCAAAGATACTATtttttttatgcctgtcaaacaaTGTCAGTATTGGCATTTTTTTGtagatttaacaaaataaatgggaacaaatgtgttttctgacaggctgctagtagcaaagtgcctaaagatacaatttaaagttGGTTCCTtactaagttgtctgttatgtgcagacaaaacactggttcatcccttgagttaggagGCTTTTTTATGCTTGGGTGAGTCacagtcagtgttaagtggcatAACAAAGCAggactaggggtgggttttgattatcgatttatcaattaaaatcgattctagccTGCATAACGTGATATcagttcattaaaatcctgaatcaatttttaaatataaatttattttgcccgaaacgccagaatctcaggttaaacctcacaaaatttcaacaaccaccaaacagctaaaacagtaaatgagagcaggtacacggattctgcactaagatgtaaacacaaagcgcggacccgccgacggatcagaatcagtgagctgtcgcctttctcacccgacggcacggacacggtcggggctgaaagccgacagctctctgattctgatgtgtcggcgggtccgcgctttgtgtttccGTCTGttttgcgctagattctgaagctgcaggttttatctctctccaaacaatattgactgaaccagcagcaaaagaagatccgaACTACACTCCGCAtttcgcttcacataaacatcgtcatgaattcctcttagttttcctgttttgcttccaccacgataaaatcacacttcctgcagAGCTCGTTGTCTTTCTCAGTgcacttcaagaacagtttcgcgtctaaaaatctctgttttctgcattatttgcttgcttattacgcacaagtctaccattgtttacagcgctgtcggccgctgtatttttccttttacttacttccgacaagaaagcctcatttctgccgTTCGATAGGCTACTGGacaaatgtaaactttttaaaattatgcaaaattgcacaacgCTTGGCTgcgtctctaataaaacctctgtaactttgctctgcatcacttcagcagcatcagctaaTGTTCATGTgctgattaatggttttctttcgattttgatctactgcagaatctttttaaggtcatctgctataaaatcccaggccaggaaaatctccttcatgtttttctgtgttttatcctcagtcactttgacacaaaggcatctgctgtgatgcttacacctttgataaagtctcgcaactgtcagctttctttttatagacaaaaaaaatatggaaatgtactgatgcgtgatcagaattataatatttctgactgtctgaggcaaaatttccccgaTTCGAAAcaaatcgaatcgaatcgattcgggaccttgtgaatcggaatccaatcgattctagaaatcagtgacgatacccagccctactcaGGACTAAAAATGagtaaaagaaaaggaaaagaaaaactttgaaagaactTCAGGAAACTTAGAGAACTTTTGCACAGGACCACcttaaaaataacaagaaaatctGGCTACTTGGAATcaaaatatgaatacatgagAGGTGGCTTAAGACTTTTGTACAGTACATCTGGAGAAGAATTCTTAATAGCATCTTGGTGTTCTGTTCATTGTGTTCATCGCGCTGTAATCCTCTTCAAGAAAACCTTGACTGCCTTCTTTGTAGATCTCCTTGAGACTTTTGATAATGTGGGTGAGTTCAGAGTGTTGCTTTTATAGATGGTTTAAATTCCCCTAAATTATGTCCCTAAATGATAAAAGTGTCCTACACACTTCCCATGTGACCTCCCCCTTGAGTTCATTGCTTAAGACAGCAGTTATACTCACAACTTTTATTGGTCCGGTTATCTCGGACATCCAGAAGGCATTAGCACGCCTGTGTTTTGAATATTAATGCCTTTCCTTTACGGCTCCGCAGACACTGAACATCTTTACAAGTTCAAAGAGAGCAACCGTGGCACCACATCACAGAACAGTTTAGCTCTGAAAGATTCCCGCACATTCTCTGAACCAGGAAAGACATTTTAATTGCCTCTCCTCTCCATATCTGCCTTTTTGTCTTCCTGGTCCTTTTAGGCCAGATTTCGGCCCAGCGTGTGGCTTGGCAGGTCCAGCGCAACGGGAAGAATGCAAGTCAGTCCATACCGGCCTTCATCGAAGAGCTGGTGGTGCGTCGAGAGCTGACTGACAACTTCTGTTTCTACAACAAGAAATACGACAGCGTGGAGGGTCAGTGGAGATCTCATTAAAATCGCATCCTGTCGACTGCTGTGACGTTAGTCGGATGAATTGCAAGCTAATTTAGTGGATTGAATGGAAGTTATTCAGCTTCAtaagttgttttgtttatatatatttgtgtctGCGTCTCATAGGTGCGTATGAATGGGCTCAGAAGACCTTAAAAGATCATGCCAAAGACGAGAGGCCGTATCTCTACACGCGTGAGCAGCTGGAGAAAGCAAAGACTCATGACAAGCTGTGGAACGCAGCTCAGGTACAACATTCAGtctaaaatgaaatgtttgaacACATTCggtcatgttgtgctttttcttATCCTGCATCACTCCCATTAGTACCAGATGGTTACAGAGGGGAAGATGCATGGTTTCTTGAGGATGTACTGGGCCAAAAAGATCCTGGAGTGGACTTCTTCCCCAGAGGAGGCGCTCTCCATCGCTCTGTACCTAAACGATCGCTACGAGCTGGATGGTCAAGACCCTAACGGCTTTGTCGGTAagaacagatttattttgacttatttgatCAAATACGCATTTGTTTTCTcccacactctcacacacactgctgcgTTTTGGTCTCGTAGGTTGTATGTGGTCTATTTGCGGCATCCACGATCAGGGCTGGGCGGAGAGAGCCGTATTCGGGAAGATCCGCTACATGAACTACAAAGGCTGCCTTCGGAAGTTTAACGTGGCTCAGTTTGAGAGAAAGTACTGTCCTAAAAGCCTTTGAAGCACGATGTGTTTGGAAGGATGTGTTAAAAGCGCTCCACAGCGTGCATCTCCTACAACTTGGCCTCAGGgacattaatttttttgttacaacctttcttttttttcttctgttcttcACAGCTTGTTTTGTTCAAAACATTCGCTCTATTCTTGCTGGCGTCAACACTTttactaaatattcagacgtgttCATGCATAATAAAACTGTAGGCTGTTTGTGGCATTTTAAAGTGAGCTTTTAGAGAAAGCACTTTGGGCTTTGCTAATATAGAAGCACcataaaaacaatcacattaCTACTGTCGTTCGGTTTTTATTACAAGTTTGAAGTCATTTCCTGTCCACTTGTATCATTTCCAACTCTCTCACTGTCATTTCTTTAAACTTGAAATAAAGCGTGTTtctttaacagactgaactactCTTTACTCAAAAGCATACTCCCACCCACAGTGACTGAGACATAATTTAATTTGAATTCAACTCTTTCACCATTTAGCCAAGGTTTTAAGTATTGCTGCCTACAGCTATGTTTGATGAGAGGCTTTCCCCATAATCTAATCAAACCGGCgcatatgtgttttttttttttttgtaaacacatCTAGCATAAACTGTCAGCAAACAGATGGAAAAATAATACTCTAGACTAGAGAACCTCACATGATCCAAAGTGAATCTGAATGAAAAGTGTGTACAGTATTAATATTCTCATGTTTGCAGCCACTGGGTTTCATCACGGCCCTAAATGTGCTTTTATTGAGCTCAGATGTAATTAAACAGAACCAAAACCCATTCTATCCAGCCTAATTAACTGCACTCCTCAGTAGTGGATAAAAACACCCGTATAGGTAATGACGTGCTTAACACCAAGACGCAAATTGGCATATGAAAGCTCGTCCTTGCGATGGCCTCTTTTGTTGTGCTCGGTTCATTTCAGGGGAGAGAGATACTTcacctttttttcctcatttaattaaaatgagCTCAGAGAAGTagacttttttttctactcatttaattgtttctttCTCTAAGCGCTTAGAAGTTAAAGTCATAAATGATATACTCTCACTGCTAAACCTTATAAGGCATGCCTATTCTGCTGCTTGCTTGTAGCGCAaacatctaatcagccaatcacatggcagtaaCTCAACACATTTAGGTATGTAGACATGGttaagatgacctgctgaacaTCAGATTGGAAAAGAATGGTGATTTAAAAGAGGTACAGTTGTTGGCGTCAGCAGTTTTAACCGGGGATGTGGTGAAACAGGAGGTTTCCATCATGGATatacagctgacaaatctgcagcaaatgtgtgatgctgtcatgtggACATGAAGCAAAATCTCGAGGAATGTTTCCCGTATCTTATTGAATCCATGGCGCAAACAATTATGGAAGTTCCGAAGGTAAAAGGGTGTCCAATCAGATACTAGcaaagtgtacctaatgaagtggctggtgaTAGTGTGCTTATTAAGAGTAAATGAGTTCTTGGTAAGATGGTTATATTACAGCGAGTAGGGCTGTGAGTCACATTAACAGCTGTAGAGACAGGAGTTATTTTCCTAGAGTAAATGGCTTGATTGATCTAAACAATTTCATTGGTATCTAATTATCTCCTGACTGACTGACCTTGTCTAAACTTCTGGCAGGATTATCACTGCTGATATTTGATATATAAATATGCTGCTGACTATCACAGAATCATAAATCAAAAATTTTAACCACACACATTTTTTGTGCTAGTGCTGCTCTAGTGTCCTTCAGTAGCGTTTTCACATGATCGCCTCAAAAAAAGGCGAACGGGTATGCTGAAAAGCCCTTTTAGCCTGATAACAAGATTAACAGACAGCCCACATGGACACCTCAGCATGGATTCTGCTATCCCAAGAGATCCTAGCATGATTACAAGTATTAATACACAGTGATGGGTGAATACTGTTGGTCAGTTGGACAGATGCAGTGTTTGCAAATGGCTCAGTCAGTCACGGTTGTTCGACTGACAGAAGCCTGCTGGAAAGTCTTTGCAAGTGGATTAAGTACCTTAAACCTGACAGCTATCTTGCTTCATTCTACTGCTTAGTAAATCAAAATCCTCCTTGAGCTGACCCAGGCGCTGGCGTACTAAGGTGTCGCTTCATTGTGCTCTGGCCTCTCCTCAACACATCAGGTCAATGACACTTGGAGTAACGTCTTTTTCTCAACTGTTATTAATGTAAGAGAGACCTTTGAGTTTGAGACAGCCCATCTGTGTCAGTCCCCATTCTCACAATATACTTAACCTCATCTCATTATGAAGCACTTCACATCATCCTCTTGGCAGGAAATCATATCTCCACTTCCATATCCTTCTTGTCTCTGATACTGCTCTGCGCCTTGACATTATCTCCTGTCCTAGTACATTTCCAATTATCACTTTGCTATTAAAAGAGCACCGAGTAGCACTGTAGCTTTTAAGTTTCCATCTCTCCTCATCTTCTACTTTAATAGAAGTGGCCTTTAAGTTTACTGTTGTTGCAGAGCCAATTAGATTTCTAAACTCAAACTCGTAACTCACTACCGTTTGTTATTTTGGGAGTCAGCTCTTGTCATGTCAGGATGATGGATATAAATTACCTTTTCAAAGTTCCATGTCTGTTGAGTTTGATCGGATGATTAGTGTCCCTCACCAGTCTTCCTTCCCAGAACTCCCACTGAGCATCGCATGAACTTTCTATTGTTTCCAATTCTTGGGCTTCGTGACTTTCATCATGAGGACGATTCCATATTTCTGTGAGTGAAAATGAAACACATTAAATTTCTAATTTCTCTGATCTGTCCTTTAAtgtcttaatttaaaaaaatctttcaaaggTAAATGATGTTGCCTGCCTCGAAGTGTCACATTAAAGTCCCACAGGAGTCAATCATAACCCCGGTCTTGAGTGTCTGTCATTATTCGGGCGACGCTGTGATGCACCCTTTTTTTAATGGGCCAATTTGCATAGGCAGTGCGTAAACAGTGCATTTTGTTATGTTGATGGAAGCTGTGGGTAGAGGGCCCTTCATCTGTGCTGGTGTGGCACACTGATAACGCTGTTTCATTCCAAAGTGATTTGTCAGTATTGAACAGATGGCTCATCTTTGTCTGCTTTCACATCCTGCTTCATCTAATCATTCATTAATTCTTTGTTCCATATTATTGACCCGGTGACATCATCTTTCCTCCTAGCTTCTACCCCTCATAATCATCTTCTCCATGTATACAAATGAGTTTTTTCCCCCGCGCTGTGCGTCACCTAAAGTTGAGATGAGACATCCTGGCGGAAGGTTCTCGTGGCTCTCAACACGCCTTGTTACTTGAATTGTTTGCCCCGACACTTTTACTGCGATGTATACACAGAAGACCTTTGCCTTCCGGGGCTGGCTGCACTGCAGGAATCCAAAGAAGACAAGACTCGGTGTGATCTTTTCTTTCTGAGTGGGCCCGCTGACACATCTTACAAGCAGCACTGATATTCAAAATCAGGTCTGTTTTAATGGTGCACactaagaaaaaataaaaagatattaTAAACATGTCATATGTACACATTGTGCATCAAAAAGTAATTAAAGCAATACATAAACAATAGCACCGCTTATACCAGCAAAGCAGAAAATGAATGGGATATTTTAAACTGAGCAATAACCATACGTCAAATGCTGCAGTGGAGACTTAAGCAATATGTAGAGTTACTAGTAATGTACATTGTATACAAGTCCATAATATACGTATCAATATGTGTGGAACCTCTGTGGCAACTGCTATATAATATCAATGATTCTTTAGTATTTTCAGAATGTAATTTAAAGACTTGTGAGGCATGTGTGTCATGATTATAAATATCAAACCGTTTCATGTACACTTCGTTGGCTTTCATTCACAGACAAATGTATTCAGTGTTACTGCTGCTAGGAATGTGTTAATAGGCTGTAGAGCAGCAAATAGGCAAGCCTG harbors:
- the cpdp gene encoding CPD photolyase isoform X2; translated protein: MSGTKRKASSAAAGEEHRAKQQKLAPVKEEKKEKVGGWLQSLVQQQRSEKKDMKFNKKRLRFLSDNEKIKQGSEGVLYWMLRDQRVQDNWALIHAQRLAVKENLPLHVCFCLVVPKSELSTLRHYSFMLKGLEEVAKECEQLNIQFHLLHGAPGKVLPGFVSNRSFGAVVTDFSPIREPLQWLEDVKKKLPKDIPFIQVDAHNIVPCWVASPKLEYSARTIRGKITNLLSEFLTDFPLVDAHPHTATRTAKGVDWDKTLASLDVDRTVKEPEWAKPGTKPGMDMLESFIDVRLKLFGSQRNDPNAPALSQLSPWLRFGQISAQRVAWQVQRNGKNASQSIPAFIEELVVRRELTDNFCFYNKKYDSVEGAYEWAQKTLKDHAKDERPYLYTREQLEKAKTHDKLWNAAQYQMVTEGKMHGFLRMYWAKKILEWTSSPEEALSIALYLNDRYELDGQDPNGFVGCMWSICGIHDQGWAERAVFGKIRYMNYKGCLRKFNVAQFERKYCPKSL